One window from the genome of Terriglobales bacterium encodes:
- a CDS encoding FAD-dependent oxidoreductase encodes MSTVPTVSALDANTQTFPVLTSAQIERARLAGSIRHVENGEVLFRPGDVGIPMFVLLSGGMEILQPSYLGERLITTHSAGHFTGELSMISGQRCLVLGRVTDAGEFLEIPVNKLRALIARDAELSEMFMRAFILRRLALITHKLGNVILLGSRHSAETLHLREFLDRNGHPHTYVDLDRDKQSQQLLDHFAVKLEDIPLVICNGQNVLRNPSTRELADCLGLNANFDDSEVRDVVIVGAGPAGLGAAVYAASEGLNSLLIETEAPGGQAGSSSKIENYLGFPTGISGQELAARALNQAQKFGARMLIARSAIKLDCAKHPYKLVLDDGAVVATRAIIIATGAHYNKPEIENLEKFEGRGIYYGATHIEAQLCAGDDAVVVGGGNSAGQAAIFVSQIARKVYMLVRGSGLAETMSRYLIQRIAENPNIELLCNTEITKLEGATELERVTWANNITGESVTKPIRHVFVMTGASPRTDWLRGCVALDDKGFILTGRDLEPAGHGSLSASWPLARAPQMLETSLPGVFAVGDVRSGNVKRVASAVGEGAISVHLVHRTLAEL; translated from the coding sequence ATGTCAACGGTACCCACAGTAAGCGCCCTCGACGCCAACACGCAGACATTCCCGGTTTTAACTTCTGCTCAAATCGAGCGAGCGCGACTGGCCGGCAGCATTCGTCACGTAGAAAACGGAGAGGTGCTCTTTCGTCCGGGTGATGTCGGCATACCGATGTTTGTCTTGCTCTCCGGCGGCATGGAGATTTTGCAGCCTTCTTACCTGGGTGAGCGATTGATCACGACTCATTCTGCCGGCCACTTCACCGGCGAACTCAGCATGATCTCCGGGCAGCGCTGCCTGGTGCTGGGCCGGGTCACCGACGCGGGCGAATTTCTCGAAATTCCGGTGAATAAATTGCGGGCGCTGATCGCACGAGACGCCGAGCTGAGCGAAATGTTCATGCGCGCTTTCATTCTGCGCCGACTCGCCCTGATTACACACAAGCTGGGGAACGTCATTCTGCTGGGCTCGCGCCACTCGGCTGAAACGCTTCACCTGCGCGAGTTCCTGGATCGTAATGGACATCCGCACACCTACGTCGATTTGGATCGGGATAAGCAATCGCAGCAGCTCCTCGATCATTTTGCGGTGAAGCTGGAAGACATTCCTCTAGTCATCTGCAATGGCCAGAATGTTCTGCGGAATCCTTCCACGCGCGAGTTGGCGGACTGCCTGGGACTAAACGCAAATTTCGACGATTCTGAGGTGCGCGATGTGGTGATCGTCGGCGCAGGTCCAGCCGGACTTGGCGCCGCAGTGTATGCAGCTTCGGAAGGGTTGAATTCGCTGTTGATCGAAACCGAAGCGCCCGGTGGACAGGCCGGCTCAAGCTCCAAAATAGAAAACTATCTCGGCTTTCCAACAGGGATTTCTGGCCAGGAACTCGCTGCGCGTGCCCTGAATCAGGCACAGAAATTTGGGGCGAGAATGCTGATCGCGCGCTCGGCAATCAAGCTTGATTGCGCAAAGCATCCTTACAAGCTCGTACTCGATGATGGGGCGGTGGTCGCGACGCGGGCGATCATCATCGCGACCGGCGCACACTACAACAAGCCCGAGATCGAGAACCTGGAAAAGTTCGAAGGTCGCGGAATCTATTACGGCGCTACTCACATCGAGGCGCAGCTCTGCGCAGGCGACGATGCGGTGGTAGTGGGCGGCGGAAACTCAGCCGGTCAAGCTGCGATTTTTGTTTCGCAGATTGCACGCAAGGTTTACATGCTAGTGCGAGGCAGCGGACTCGCTGAAACGATGTCGCGTTATTTGATCCAACGCATCGCAGAGAATCCCAATATAGAACTGCTCTGCAATACAGAGATCACGAAACTCGAAGGCGCAACCGAGCTCGAACGAGTCACATGGGCCAACAACATCACCGGAGAGTCGGTCACTAAGCCGATCCGGCACGTGTTCGTGATGACCGGAGCGTCTCCCCGGACCGATTGGCTTCGCGGCTGCGTAGCTCTCGACGACAAAGGTTTCATTCTTACCGGGCGCGATCTCGAACCAGCAGGACACGGCTCTCTTTCGGCATCGTGGCCGCTCGCGCGCGCTCCGCAAATGTTGGAGACGAGTTTGCCGGGAGTCTTTGCGGTCGGAGATGTTCGCTCCGGAAACGTGAAACGCGTCGCCTCTGCGGTCGGCGAAGGAGCCATCTCGGTCCACTTAGTCCACCGCACTTTGGCAGAGCTGTAA